The Rhizobium sp. WSM4643 genome has a window encoding:
- a CDS encoding ABC transporter substrate-binding protein has translation MKRLSRLSAIALGALLSTAAVPALVVSGVVTDAQAATLSGGFDVGPGGFQGNFNPLAATAGFTWLSIYYEPLITYDEKLQKVVGALASSYEVSSDQMTYTFKLGDAKWHDGKPFTAKDAKFTMGLAMDAKTGSVLAARLKGISSVETPDDHTVVIKLSAPSSSFPDTMTKVMMLPEHALSSIPADQLAKNTWWSTTPIGTGPFKFTKYVSDQYVELAANTDYRGGKPALERVINRYFANPAAAIAALRAGEIQFTYVDSNDVPTFKDNKDFKVIEGNSFVVNYLGFNHDSPLWKDVRVRQAVMYAINRDAIIQSLYGGAAKPANCAYVADQLIPQGIDTYAYDPEKAKQLLTEAGWDQINGAKPITLLTYYTTPLATNVLAAVQAMLAQVGINIVPRAVDAPTYNSIVLNATPDIAQFQMVYAGLQNGPDAGSINVGLNEKQIPPAGPNVARVRMPDLTKALDSALAEPDSTKRDAAYQDVCKVMNANLPWATLWVANRYGIVSTKVKDFVWTPAPGGGPYQANPQKWSIAE, from the coding sequence ATGAAAAGACTGTCTAGATTATCGGCTATTGCGCTTGGCGCCCTGCTGTCGACGGCTGCCGTCCCGGCTCTTGTCGTTTCCGGCGTTGTAACAGACGCTCAGGCGGCCACTCTGTCCGGCGGCTTCGATGTCGGCCCCGGAGGCTTCCAGGGCAACTTCAATCCGCTCGCCGCGACCGCCGGCTTCACCTGGCTCAGCATCTACTACGAACCGCTGATCACCTATGACGAGAAGCTGCAGAAGGTCGTCGGCGCGCTGGCAAGCTCCTACGAGGTCAGCTCCGACCAGATGACCTACACGTTCAAGCTGGGGGACGCCAAATGGCATGACGGCAAACCGTTCACCGCCAAGGACGCAAAGTTCACCATGGGCCTTGCGATGGATGCGAAAACCGGCTCGGTGCTCGCTGCCCGGCTGAAGGGCATATCGTCGGTCGAGACGCCGGACGATCACACTGTCGTTATCAAGCTCAGCGCGCCGAGCAGCAGTTTTCCCGACACGATGACCAAAGTGATGATGCTGCCGGAGCACGCGCTCTCCTCGATTCCGGCCGACCAGTTGGCGAAGAACACGTGGTGGTCCACAACTCCGATCGGCACTGGTCCGTTCAAATTCACCAAATACGTTTCGGATCAATATGTCGAACTTGCCGCAAACACCGATTATCGCGGTGGCAAACCCGCACTGGAACGCGTCATCAACCGCTATTTCGCCAACCCGGCCGCAGCGATCGCGGCGCTGAGAGCCGGTGAAATCCAGTTCACCTATGTCGATTCCAACGATGTGCCGACCTTCAAGGACAACAAGGATTTCAAGGTCATCGAAGGCAACTCTTTCGTCGTCAACTATCTCGGCTTCAACCACGATTCCCCGCTCTGGAAAGACGTGCGCGTCCGCCAGGCGGTGATGTACGCGATCAATCGCGACGCCATCATCCAGAGCCTCTATGGCGGTGCGGCCAAGCCAGCCAATTGCGCCTATGTCGCCGACCAACTGATACCCCAGGGCATCGACACCTATGCCTACGATCCTGAGAAGGCAAAGCAACTGCTGACCGAAGCCGGCTGGGACCAAATCAATGGCGCCAAGCCGATCACCCTTCTGACCTATTACACCACGCCGCTGGCAACCAACGTGCTTGCCGCAGTCCAGGCGATGCTTGCCCAGGTCGGCATCAACATCGTCCCGCGCGCCGTCGATGCGCCGACCTATAACAGCATCGTGCTCAATGCGACGCCTGACATTGCCCAGTTCCAGATGGTTTATGCCGGGCTGCAGAACGGGCCGGATGCCGGAAGCATCAATGTCGGCCTTAACGAGAAGCAGATCCCTCCGGCCGGGCCGAATGTCGCCAGGGTTCGCATGCCTGACCTCACCAAGGCGCTCGATAGTGCCTTGGCCGAGCCTGACAGCACCAAGCGGGATGCCGCCTACCAGGACGTCTGCAAGGTGATGAACGCGAACCTGCCCTGGGCGACGCTCTGGGTGGCAAACCGCTACGGCATCGTCTCGACCAAGGTGAAGGATTTCGTCTGGACGCCGGCGCCGGGCGGCGGCCCCTACCAAGCCAACCCGCAGAAATGGTCGATCGCCGAATAG